From the genome of Agelaius phoeniceus isolate bAgePho1 chromosome 24, bAgePho1.hap1, whole genome shotgun sequence:
CCTCCAGCAGGAATCCGTGGAGTTTCAGCTTCCTTTTTAGCCAGGGCtgggattaaatgtgtgaggTGGAATTTCTTGTTTGGAATCAGACGTTTGTTCGTTTTTATTTGTATCATTGTCCTATAAACTGAATTACGCAGCACTTTAACTAAAAACGGAGCCCTGTCTCTCTCTGCAAGGCCTCTGAGGCCTAAAGTGTCTAaataagaaatgacacctaaattatttctactTTTTACTCAATAACCAGCTACCCATGGCCTGCAATGTGGAGTTTTTATCCAATGGCACAAAAGCACCAAAacccaggaggaggaggaggagcagaaggagcagccaccaccccaaaacccccatctTGCCCCATTTATTTCTTATTCTAAAGCCCCAAACTCTGAGTTTCCCAGCCTGGGACACCTCACCCTCCTACCCAAACTGCACACCCCCGATCCCAGCTCCACCATTCCCTTCTGGAAGCTTCtcctcagcccctgggcagtgcgGTGCTGTCCCGGGCCtcagaaatctgaaattcccagcaggaattcagCCCAAGTCTGGGGCTGAGCCGATGGAGTGGAAGAATTTTTGTGGCTTTGGAAGGAATTTGGTGtgggtttttctgggtttttttccaaaaaatctTCCCTGCCCTGGCGCCTTTTTGGGTGAAGTGGGTTCAGAGCCCCTCCTGGGAGGTGGGAAATCCCACTGGGAATAGAAATTCCCAAAGAAATCCCATCGGGAATGCAATCCCCATGAAATCCCATTGGGAATGGAATTTCAGTTCATTGGGAATGGAATTCCACTGGGAGTGCAATGCCAGGGGAGGGttgggaaataaaaatgaattaaaatttattataaatattggatttttctttttcccatgcctTCAATTCAGAGTGTGAAACCCCAGTCAAGTTttcctcctggtgctgccccaGGTGAGGAATTTCCCTCCTTTAAATGTAGGAACAAAGAGggtttattatttaattattatttatttgctacttagttaattatttattttattgttctttatgaataataattaattttaacatTATCATTAGTTAttgattgatttatttattatttaattatttatttgctatttatttcctggaattccaggggaGGGTCCAGGAAGTAATTCCATGTCCTCCCCAGAGATTTGGGGCagaaattcccaattttcagggcctcacctgcagctgcagcaagcCATGGACATAAACAGTGAAGATTTTGCTGTTGCTTTCCAGGCCAGCAATGACTTCCAAAGACCTAAAAGTAAGGAATAAACAGATTAAGAATATGAAAAGCTGGAGCCCCTTGGCACCTGCTCTGTCCAGTTAAACTCAGTTTTAAGCCTGGCTGGTTCCTGTCCATTGttgtttttccttattttcccaATTTAACCAAcccctttcctcttttttttttttttttcttaattatttttcccAGTGATGAATCCCTGCACATTCCATTGTGTTTTTTCCAGCAAAAATAACAAGAGGGAGCCCCTTGGCACCTGCCACTCAGCACAAACCCAGTTAAACTCAGTCTTAAGCCTggcttttccttattttcccaATTAAACCAAcccctttcctccttttcttttgtttttaattatctTTTCCCTGTGATGAATCTCTGCAAGTCCCAGCGAGTTTTTCCCAGGAGAAAGGAGAGGTTGGAAACCTTGGCAGCGGCTCAGGCGCGGCTGTGTCAggtcctgccccagccctcccctgctccccctgaGCTTCTGGGGCTCATCCCAACCCcccagggcttttccagccccatggatggatggatggatggatggatggatgggtgggtgAGTCagtgctggcattcccaggaaaTTCCACAGGGAATGTGTCCAGGCAggctcccagcgctgctgccGGCCCGTCCGTCCCAGCCACGCGCGCCTGGCCTGGGACCTGCCCCAGatccctgccccaaacccaTCCTGAGGGAACCATCCCAGATCCATCCTGAGGGaaccatcccaaatccctgccccaaacccaTCCTGAGGGATCTGGGACCTGCCCCAAACCCATCCTGAGGGAACCATCCCAGATCCATCCTGAGGGATCTGGgacctgccccaaatccctgtcccaaatccctgtcccaaatccctgccccaaacccaTCCTGAGGGAACCATCCCAGATCCATCCTGAGGGaaccatcccaaatccctgccccaaacccaTCCTGAGGGATCTGGGACCTGCCCCAGATCCCggccccaaatccatcctgagGAATctgtcccaaatccctgccccaaatccctgtcCCAAACCCATCCTGAGGGATCTGGGACCTGCCCCAAACCCATCCTGAGGgaaccatcccaaacccatcctgAGGGATCTGGgacctgccccaaatccctgtcCCAAATCCATCCTGATCATTCTGGGATCCCTGTCCCAAATCCATCCTGATTGCTCTGGGATCTGTCCCAAATCCATCCCGATCACTCCCACTGCTCTGGAACATGTCCCAAATCCATCCTGATTGCTCTGGGATCTGTCCCAAAGTCATCCTGATTTCTGGACCTGTGGATTTCtggaggagctcagggcagggcattaaaatcagcctgggaaggaatttggggtctggggCCAAGGACAGAGCCACAGCTTTGCCCTCTGCTGGAAAagctccttttccagccccttcTTCCCTGGAAAaggtccccaaatccccctgagGGAAAGAATTGCCAAAGTTGGCCGAGATGTTCAGAACTGTGGAAAATTAGAGGGAAAGAATcccctcagtgcccctgggGCGCCTCACGTGtgtctgtggcacagggacTCAATGCAGATCAGCACCCGCACGCTGTCCCGCGCCCGCAGCTGCCCTTTGCTCTTCAGCTCGCTGTGGTCTGGGaaaaacagcagggaaaatgtCAGAAATCCCACAAATTCTGGGCTTTGAGGGACAGAGGGGCAtcagcagccctgggatggCTGCAGGAGGTGCCAGAAGGTTCCTCCATATCTGATGGAGCCAAAGGCAAAGGATCCAAGGTGGATCCATCACTGGTCATCAGGGCAGAACCTCTGGAATATCTGGGAATTCTCTGGGGGTTCTCTGGGGGTTCTCGAGGGGTCGGGGCTCCCTGGGGCAGCACTCACCAATGTGGATGTTGGCTGAGAACTGGTAGATGCCGCCCACGGGGGCGGTGAAGCGCCCGGTGGCCAGGTTCAGCCCCGAGCCCCGCAGGAACGCGCCCTTGGCCACGGGCTGTGGAGAGAGAACAGAGCTGAGCcccgggctgagcccaaacccacccctgggctgagcccaaatccctgggctgagcccaaatccctgggctgctcccaaatccctgggctgagcccaaacccacccctgggctgagcccaaacccacccctgggctgagcccaaatccctgggctgagcccaaatccctgggctgctcctggctccatccctgtgctgatcccaaatccctgggctgctctggctctgcattCCCCTTCCCCAGAGGGCACAAGCCCAAACCCGACTCCTCTTGTCCCTGGCTGCGGTGCCAGTTTGGCACCCAGAGCCTCCTACAGCAGCTCCGAGCCAGGAAAAATCAGGAATGAGTTGGGCACCTCATGCCTGAGGCACAGGAAGCAGCAGCCCACTGCTGGGATGGCTTAATTAGTCCCATTTTCCCTGCTAATTAatgaggcagcagctctccctccagccctgcccatgccTCAGGGCTGATCCTGCCTGGCTGCCAAGCCAAGCTGCCAAAAGTTTGGGAAATAATGGAATGGTGGATTTTAAAAGAGGATCCCAGGTGGATCCATCAGGGATAGAACCTCTGGGATATCAGATTTTAAAAGAGGATCCCAGGTGGATCCATCAGGGATAGAACCTCTGGGATATCAGATTTAAAAAGGGGATCCCAGGTGGATCCATCAGTGGCAGAACCTCTGGAATAATGAATTTAAAAAGGGGATCCCAGGTGGATCCACCTCTGGCCTCCTTGGACACCTTCTCATGGATTTGTCTCTTCCTTTCAGCCCCAGAGGAGTTTCTGGGCCCAGCAGaagccccacagagccctggagctgatcTCCAGCAGGATGAGGCTGGGGTTCCTCACCAACTGGAAATTGTGGAGTTCCACCAAGGTCTTCTTGTCCACCAGCACCTGGCCCTTGAGCTTGCAGTGGAAGGCCTCCTCCAGGCGCCGCTGTGAGGGAGCCTcctccagggacagcagcagcgggggcagctggctgggctgggctgagatGGCCAGGGAGGCCCTGTGCTCCATGgcttctgaggggaaaaggggaataaaacaaaataaaataaaataaaattaaattaaatctttATTTAGTGGCCTGcccattcctgttcctgtgATGGAACCTtctccaggaacagcagcagctggctgggctgggctgagatGGCCAGGGAGGCCCTGTGCTCCATGgcttctgaggggaaaagggaaataaaacaaaataaaattaactaaAATCTTCATTTAAGGGCCTGGCCTATGAAACCATTAATGTGTGCCTGGAATTCTGCACTTGGATCTTCAATTAaagcccagcagcactgggggaaCATTTTTGGTTGCCATTTTGGTTCACGGTTCTtcaccaaaacaaaactcctCCAGCCTTTAACACCCTTTACCTTGAATATCCTTTGGAAATCTTTGACTTTTTAAATCTTTTACCTTTTAAGATCTCCTTGAACTCCTGCAGAAGAACTTCCCTGGTGACTTCAGCTCCGGGAGCTCCTGGAGGTCCCTGAGGCCCGGGAGGCCCCGGAGGCCCCACCAGGCCTCGCTGAGGGAAcaagggaaaatttgggattaaaACCTGGGAATTGCAGAAAATCCTACAGGAACATCAGCAACGTGAGGGGGTTTGTTCCCAGAAAATTCCCGGTAATTTTTGGAGGACACTGAGGGATCAGGAAGGGCCAAGAGCTCTGAGAGTCCCTCAGAGAtctttttccagctgctgggacTCCCATTCCCTGATAATCCTctaaaattccatggaaaagctGCCCAGACATTCAGAGGACGCAAAAAATGCctcaaataattaaaataattaaaagaatCCAAGATTGTCCAAGCAGCAGATGAAAAGTGCCACATGATTAATGAGCTGTCACTCAGCTCATTAATTTGAAATAAACCACTTGTCCACACCTTGATTAATTGATCCTTTGGGATACTTGGACTTTATCtcttggaaggaaaagaaaaaccctgattttatttttaatgagtgGGAAAATAACCTAGAAAAGGCTCAATTTGAGAGATGAGAAAGGCTCAGTTTGAGAGAGGCAGGTTCAAAATTCCCACATCTCCACTGCCAAAGCAAGAAGGCTCAAATTTCtcaaaaatggagaaattaaaccccccaaaaaatggaaattcagCACTCTTTGGGCTGGGAAAAGCTGGAACCTTGAGgatgagcagcaggaaggaaactGGGACACGTGGGGTGCAAATCCTACCAATTTTTTGTCTTTGCCTTTGCATCTCCTCTTGGAGTTGCTGCCGTCGTCCGGGCGGTGCACGAAGGAGATCCAGGTCCTGCGGGGGTCTGTGATCCGTGCGtctgcagcctccaggagctggggacaACCAGGACAAGGATCATGGAGGGATTGGCCTCAGGGGTCCCAAaaatccagcctgggctgctggtgctgcttttgGAGGACACTGAGGGTGGCCTTGAGGGATCAGGAGGAGCCAAGAGCTCCAAAAGTCCCTCAGAGATCTTcaaattccatggaaaacctTCTCAGATGCTTGTAAGGTGCTAAAAGTCCAGCCCAGGCGGCTTTTTGGAGGACACTGAAGGATCAGGAGGAGCCAAGAGCTCTGAGAGTCCCTCAGAGATCTTTTTGTAACTGCTGGGACTCCCATTCCCTGACAATCCTctgaaattccagggaaaaccTGCCCAGATTCTCCTAAGATGCAAAAAAATCCAGTCTGGGCTGATCCTGCTTCTTTTGGAGGACACTGAGGGATCAGGAGGAGCCCGGAGCTCTGGAAGTCCCTCAGATCTCTTTTCCTGAGTCCCTCAGATCTCTTTTTCTGAGTCCCTCAGAGATCTTTTTCTGAGTCCCTCAGAGATCTTTTTCCCACTGCAGGGACTCCCATTCCCTGACAATCCCCTGCAATTCCATGGAAAACCCACCCAGATGTTCAGGGGATGGAAAAATGGATCATTCTGGGAACAATCCCAGAACCCACCTCGGGCGTTCTCTGCTGTTCCCGACATGAGGAAACATcaaaattaaacataaaaattgAAGGAAATTCATGCAATGAGGTtgggaaaaggcaggaaaatccCAATAACTCCAGGAATAACTCTGGGAATGATCCCAGAACCCACCTTGAGagttctctgctgttcccaACATGGAGAACAatgaaaattaaacaaaaacccaaagagaATTGATGAAATGAGCCCGAAATCAGTGCAGAAATGGCAGGAAAATCCCAATAACTCCAGGATAACTCCAGGAATGACCCAAACCCACCTTGGGCTGCTCctcgctgttggccagggaggTGTTCAGGGGCTCCGGGTGCTccttcctgcccctcctgtccctgtccctgtccctcctggccGCTGTCACCACGCGGGGACAcagctggtggcacagcagcgccagcagcagccaccagcccgGCATGGTGGCAGCGAGGAAAAGCCAATTTGtgt
Proteins encoded in this window:
- the C1QTNF12 gene encoding adipolin, coding for MPGWWLLLALLCHQLCPRVVTAARRDRDRDRRGRKEHPEPLNTSLANSEEQPKLLEAADARITDPRRTWISFVHRPDDGSNSKRRCKGKDKKLRGLVGPPGPPGPQGPPGAPGAEVTREVLLQEFKEILKEAMEHRASLAISAQPSQLPPLLLSLEEAPSQRRLEEAFHCKLKGQVLVDKKTLVELHNFQLPVAKGAFLRGSGLNLATGRFTAPVGGIYQFSANIHIDHSELKSKGQLRARDSVRVLICIESLCHRHTSLEVIAGLESNSKIFTVYVHGLLQLQAGQYASIFVDNGAGAALTVQPGSDFMGMLLGA